TAATAGGTCTCAAGTTCGAATACTCCTCCCCTATTGTAATGCTACTAAGTTCGTATTGTGTTGgacaaaaaaaaagcacaattaaattatttaatatatttgtaaagaatattttattttgaatacctaatattttattttgaaaacttGCATATTTAAATATGTCAGTATTCATTTTGACAAGAACCCCTTGTCACTCTTGAATTACTCTCTTGAGTCTCAACAGGAGTTGCCTTATCTTTAGGGATATATACCCCTTTCCTCACAGCTGTTGTTCTAGGAATTTTAAACTTTGAAACCTTAGATGAAGAAGCTTCAACAGTTGGAGGTGGTTTAAACCTGGGAGATGTCCTCCTAGTAGTAGTGGCTAGGGATGTCACAATAGGTGAAGCAGGCTCATTGGATTGAACAGATCCCACAATAGGTGAAATAGGTGAAGTGGCCTGGGTTGACTCACTTGCCTTGTATTCAACCTACCACTTCTTCTTGGTGAAATAACAACAGTAGCATTGGACAATGGAATACACAACTCAGCATCTTCTATTGTTTGAATAGGttcaacaaacacaacatcttcTAATTTATCAGGTTCAAGAACAGGTTTAGGAATAGGCTTTAACACACTTCTCTTACAAGGTATTTTTTCCCTTGATGTCCCCTGTTTTTTATTCTCTAAAGTCACCTCAACCTCATCAACATTGTCCTTTTTCTTATAAGACCTAACTTGTCTTGCCATAAGAAGAACATGACAAGGTTTAACCTCAGACCCAACCCATATATCAATTACTTTCTTCCCCTTTAACCTATTGAACATTTGCATAAAATCAGTGTCATCCCTTAACCACACTAATCTCATTTTATAGGAATATGCCAATGAAGGGTTTGTAGGCCATTCAATCTTTTCTGCTTCCACCTCATCAAACATGTCGTTATAAACATCAATGAGCAAGTCCTATAAGTATCTTCAACTAAAACCTCAACAAAATTAGCCCTATAATGCAGTTTCAAGACAATATTCTCCATACTGCATTTAAAATTCAACATTTACAAAGTTTCAGTTCAGAAAACATCATCAATAACAATAAATTTTGAACTAAGCTAAGTTTTGAACTTAAAAGATTGCAACTTTGCTAAATTAAAGCATAATTAAACACAAAAATTAAACACCATCAATAACAATAAATTAAACCCAAAACATAGGGGAAACATTTGATATTTATTTTTGAAAGACAGAAAGAAAGATCATGCGATAGATTATTAAGAGTTTGGACAGAAACATCTTACCTTGTTTAATATTAATATGTTTATTAAGTAATTTTGTTGATCCAATTATTATTTATCTAATCTTAGTCTTATACTCCTATAAATATACGGTACATTTTATATGAGCGTATGTACTCCACACGACCACACCTATAAACCTATTATAACAACACATAACAAAGGTGAACTAAACCGAGCTTAACGTACTAACACAAATcgaaaacaattaaattaaataatgttTATATCCTAGACATACAAGTGGAGTGTTATAATAAGTAAAGCCACCCTTGCCTGTAATTTAGTCTTGCTTAGTCTTATTGGTGTGAACTTTCAAAATGGCAGTTGTCAAGACCTGTACAATACGACCTAGTACTCCATATCAACAAAATCATATGTTTAACTCCTTAATTGGGTAATTAGTCTATTATTTGAATCAATATGAGAAAGGGTCTATTTCTAGTTTGATTGATAAATGATAAATGATAAATCCCTCAAGTAGTCATGTTTAATACTCCTAGCTAATTGTAGTTGCATACATGTTATGTTTTTAGTTTGTGAATTTAGCAAATTGCCATTTTAAGATTCCAATAAACGAAGTCACCCATTTACATTAGGTGGGTAGCTGATATTCAAATAATCGAAGTCATACTTTGGACCAACGACGTAGGTCTATATGTTATAAATTGATGAGGTACAGTagtgtttttttttataaataaaggAACAGACGCGTTgattttagggtttaattagcCTCCTTTGATAATTTCGGTTTTTTAAGTGGAACTCTCTTGACATAATTCGTCAAATTTTAATCGTAATTTCAGACAGACTAAAATCATAGCGAGACTAAAATTCGTAACTCGTcttacttatttttttttttctcatgacGGAATTTGAAGCATGATGAGTCGATGACGAGCTTACATTTTCAATTCGTAAACTATTTCAAATTGGGTTAAATTAAAACTTTTGATTGGCTAAAGTTAGTTAGGTAAGAAGACCATATCATCCAGATGGCTATATTCATTGACAATTGACAAGTTATTTTCAATATTACTAAGCATTATTTATATAAACTAGTTAATCAAAACAATACTTTATTACAAAGAATTAAGGTTGACAATATTAAATAAGGTGATGCATGCACGTATGTTCAAAGTCCTTTGCTATAAAATCCTAATAATTTGCATGCTTCAGGGCAcaaatcaaaaaaacaaaaattaagaaaCATAAAAACATTAATACTTTTCTTTGTAAAAGAGAGAAGTAGGATCATTAGAGTCGAAGAATGACGTCGTTTTTGAAGGTATTGACATTGTTTGCTATATTCGGCATGATGGCCAATGTAGGCCATTCTTATCCTCCATGCCCCAATGTCGAGGCTATATCCAAGCGGATCACGGAGTACTTTGTTTACCGTGATCCGACTCTGGCAGCTGGCTTGATCAGAATGCTCTTCCATGACTGCATTGTTAGGGTATGTACTATATTTATATATACTACATACCTTTATAGATAATTCACGTACTATATGTATTTTACATATTATATTCATTATATATATATGCAGGGTTGTGATGCTTCAGTTCTTTTGGATCCTACGCCTTCTAACAATGCAACGGAGAAAACCGCAACCCCAAACTTAACACTTAGAGGGTATGAGGTGGTTAATGCCGTCAAAGCAGCACTGGAAGAGGAGTGCCCTGGTAAAATATCATGCGCTGATGTACTATCATTAGTTGCTCGAGATGCCATTGTTGCGGTAATACATACAGTTGTCGTTCATATTAACCAATAATTCATCTAATATTTCAATTATACATTATTTGTTATTATGGAGTTAATTAAATATTTCTaataattaaaatgaaatgcagATTAAGGGGCCATACTGGTTTGTGAACCTTGGACGAAAGGACGGGAAAATATCCCTGGCAACAGACGCGTTGAGAGACATTCCATCACCTTTCTCAAACATTACAACCCTCATTAAGAACTTCGCAGCAGTCGGACTAACACCAAAGGACTTAACGGTGTTATCAGGTGCACACACCATTGGAATCGGACACTGCAACATCATCCAAAGGAGGTTGTACAACTTCACCGGAAAGGGAGACACTGACCCCAAGATAGCACCAGGATACGCAACGTTCTTGAAGTCAAAGTGCCCCCAAAGAGTGGGTGACTTGATATCAGTAGTGCCCATGGACGCCTACACACCAAAGGCATTCGACGTTAAGTACTTCACAACGGTGTCCCAAAAAGCAGGACTATTCTCGTCTGACGCCGCTCTTTTGGATGACTCCGCCACAAAATCATACCTACTTTCTCAAGTGTACTCTGGTGGAGCTTCCTTTGGCAAAGATTTCGCTGTCTCGATGACTAAACTCATTAAGATTGGCGGCACTCAGGGTGAAATCAGGAAGACTTGTGGTGCTGTTAATTCATACTACTAACTTCCCGAGTACCCTTATTATTCATGGTTTCGACATTGATTTATTCATTTGTTATTGCAAAGTTTGATTTTTGAGAAGTTTTGTATTCTTTATTATACTGTAATGCATTTCTATTTTTCGTTTGCTTGTTGTATTTCTGATCTATAAGGTCAGTGAAGTTACTCAACATCatattatttataaaatttaatttcaaaaaatttcgtTTGTTAAGTGGTTTGGGAAATTGAACCGATGGTGAACTACCTTAATGATAGTGTAAATAAGACCAAATTGACATTCAGGAGTTGTGGTGGTTacaaaaggttttttttttttttttttttttgatgacgagggggttgagtccccccgggcccatgcattcccgcaccaccacatggaccatgtaagccacccccttcccCCCGGGCTGCGGTGGTGATGATCATCGCCCCAGGTGGTAGTCGAACCcaggacctctcaactcctgcgtTTTAAGCAGTTTAAGCAtttaacccagctaccactggactaacaccacttggttattAAAGGTTTAGCTCGGTGAGCACGGTTGGTGCAGGAGTTGTGGTGGCTAGAAGATGGTGTTTCATGGGGAATGAGGTTGAAAATGAATGAGGTGTAGATCAAGTGAAACTGACTCGATTTGATTCGATAAGCCGGATCCCAATCCATAAAAAATGGTATAAGTCCTGAATATGAACTCAAACTAACCCTACTCGACCTAAACCTTGACGAACGATGATAATTAGTAATTTAGCGTAATTTTACTCATGCTTTTATCTTGTATTtgacttgattttgtgtgctttaaatgttaaaaagctcattttgttaattaatttgaagTAATTAGTTTTGTTACATTTACCGGGAATAATTATTTTATATGGTACTACTCTCGTATTTTTGTAATTATAGGTACCGAGCAAGTGAGAGTGGGTAAATAAGACGGAGTCAAACGATATTAAAAGAAGATTGAGATCAATAGTTGACCGTTCCCAATTAATTCACTTGGCAAATTCATGGCACTTTGTTCATTCTCAAAAGTTTTACTCAAACAACTCCCCTGCTACCTTTGttttgtcatcatcatcaacaatgGCAATTACCATCACCATTTCATTCCCAAACCAACATCACCATTTTTTAACCACCTTCAACAATTCATTTACCCGACAACCATCTTTATACATCCAACCACCACCATCCATTTCACCCTCCTCCTCTGACCCacgatcaccattaattcaatACAGCCCAGAAACCCGACTCCATTGTCGTCCTTAGCCACCTTTCATTCTCACCATTACACACCCACTTCAACACCATCCGTCACCAACATTGCCGCTCACCTCAACAATCACCATTTTCACTCCCCTGCAATTCAACCATCATCATATTCAGTCATCATCAACTCGCATCATCGGGTATGAACTCGGAATCAAAGCAACAACAGAATTGAAGACGAGAATGAAGAATGTTGGCCCACTCAAATCGATGAAAACTGATGAAGCTTTGCcctgccggtcaaccggcagccGACATCCtctaccggcagaacacacccatttttcctcctttttgtgaAGGTCTCGCTGCCGGTATAGggaccggcagccggcctaccggcaTAACGCTCCCTTTCAACTACCTCGCATCATTTTTGTGATCTTCTACCGGTGCCCCGGCAGTCGACTGACCGGCAGAACACACACCCCACTTGATTTCTGCTCTTTCTCAATGGCCTCGCTACCGGTGACACGGCCGgcggccggtggaccggcaaAGAACCCCTGATCGTCCTTTTTccttattttgtcctttttgtctaCTTTTTGTTCAAGTTTTTGGGAAGGCGTCATTTGTTTTGCTTcttaggattattattattattattactttaatattattataattatgagtAGTAATTAGTATAAGGAGTATATAAAGACTACTTTAGACTACACTAACACATTACCACCACCTTAGAATTACACAAGAAATTAGACTAGTCTTtcattctctctcaatattgtaaaaccctcatatttcttctctcattttcattcaataaaaagttgttatctttctttaattattagtttaattcttcttttgttcattcaagttcttcTCTTTCCATTAGTTTACAATTggtaattttgggttgtatttggagaattgaagaatccttccatatttcaatccaagttcctttctttgctattgagttggtataatttctcttcctaatttcatttgtttacatttgttttttttctttcaagtttaatcttaattgtttatgttaggtggttgttattctctctcttgttcatcttttctctattcaccattgttgtttacaagattgaatctttgaatttctcatgttaaagattgagtctttgagtttattgagttaaagtttgtgcctttagtttaatcttcattgtctcttgaattaaattgtctttccttataatttaagttggattattgcatgattagtagtagaattTATTCTTCCATTATGATTATGCATAAAGATTCCATCTTTATTCATTGTCTTGCCTTAaaaaccatgattagtgagtagtttttcactaggactcggtttgacccgacatgagtaacTTCACTAATTGATTCTCATATGGGCTAAttgtttggggaaattggtgagggtagtttagaggaatttgcatgtttaaggtttggcttttgggtagtgtcgacttgtgacccttgtccaccaacgggagttggttaggttgtaaattggatACCCGAAATTTGAtcttgtcaccaactaaggttgagaccggaagggagaaccgagggagggtgcctctagactagcgtttgaaatcgacctccggaaggaggagtgggatgacccggaatacgatgagtacttaatgatcttgaccaaattcttgacctccttggaaaaatgcatgttttcgtggttgttgggttttgagttaggaataccaactttcgaacccgggaggggggttagtTGGAGTAGCTAGTGTCCTTTTGCGAAcccggaagggaggttctaggcgaattagagccatctcctccttgcCCGTCTACCCGAATAATTAGCCTAGGCAATTAATTGTGTGAAGTTCTGAATTGTTgaggagaaccgagttctaggccttttaaTCATTTGAATTACAACTTGTCTTTCTTTCTTGCTCATTTACCTTTCTTTTGTTAAGTTtgcatttcattttgttttaGGTAGCATTAGTATAACAACCTCATCTtttattgtcgacttagctaagcataagaatttaaacaattagtaatcacccttgctccttgtggttcgacctcgactaccctactacattagttgagttatttgtttgatttggggagtGCGACAAGCCCCACTATCAAACGACCTGCAATTGACTCAACTTTCTTGATTAGTTTTGCAAActgattttttttctcaaatcaaaatacactgacatgaaatatgaaaattaataAGGTCTCAATTTACCTATAGTTAATAGGCTAAAAAGTAAAAACTCTAAATATACCGAGCTAGCATGCATTGCGCGAATCTAAGGAGATGAATTAGGTTATAACATAAGTCAAGTCGCAAAAATCTACGACTGTTAAGTATTGTTGTGGATCTCCCTCGATAAGTCCTATGTCTAGCCACGCGGGATCCATGCGCGACCATGCCTAGGTGGAGTTCTTGATTCCCCGAGGCTAGACCTGCTTGGTCATGTCGTGAGAGATCCATAAATAACAAAGTTTATGGTATATATGTTAAATCTTTTATAATTGTTCCCAACCTTTTCTAATCATTCCCAACTCATTCTAAAACAATATAATTTTCTTAAAACATACAATTAACCATAAAATTATACACGTACAAAAGGTTAAAGAAATTGGGAAAAAAAAACAATTGTTGTTATTAATAACGTTaagggtttttctaaaatgtgccctaagggcacatgacAATAAGCTAATTAGGGAAATTTTGTTGAGATTAtatcactaattatggtaaatatgAGTTTCAAGTCTAATTTATCATGATATATTCTCAACAAAATTTCCCTAATTAGATTATTatcatgtgcccttagggcacattttagaaaaaccctaATGTTAATTTGTCGAATATGAAATTGTTGTCGATATGGTTATTATTGTCAATGTTGTAGCATCGAGTTTTGTTAAAAGTGATcataggaataattataatagttgggctgCAATCATAACCTTAaagttttggttgagttggttcatctatcatggtatcagagccaggttcgaGTCTTGACAACCTCAATAAGTCATCAAAAACTCACGAAGTGGAATCTCAGCACACAGTATGGGAGAGCCTGTGCACTAATCACTCTTCAAGCCTCAGCCATTactttaaggttttggttgagttggttcatttATCAAGTGAAAGGTATAAGATGAAAGGAAGGAAAAGATAAAATGAAAAAGTCGATGACGCGATTTAATTTGTCCAATAGGTAAACAATTGAGATTTGAATATAGGCATTTGGCAAGGCCGGCATAATGTGACCTAGTGCTCGGTAGCATTTGATTTACTCCGTAATATGAAGGACTTTTGTTTCTCGTTTGATGAATACCTCAAACAGGCGTGTGTTTAGTTTGTATAATTTGCAAATTGGCATTTATAATTGGATTAATATCCAAATAATGGGAAACACGGTTTCGATCGATTTCAATTTCGAATACGACTTGGTCAGAGGTATGACAATATAATCCAAATAAGATTGCCCTTCGAAATTCGAATATTAAAAGAGGAGGGTTTAATACAAAATCTTATCTAAACTACTTGAAAAATAATTAACTAGCCTAGATTCTGCGCAATGTACGCGCGGTAtatagttttttatttttttcattgtATTACATATAGATTAAATTTTTATCTTATTAATTTTCATATTCACCGCAAAATGTATTTTGAtttgaaagataaataaatcaacaaaattaaccaagaaaaatgagtaatgtcatgaaatgtttgttttaaagaaaatgtgtttttttttaattcgaaactaatgaattcatgttataacttttttcaattcttttttaataaattttttaTCACGAAATTAATAGCAATTTATAGTTTTATTTTACACAGGAATGTATGCGTTAAATCATCAATAAAAAAACTATGTACTATATATTTCAATTTGAAATAACAAACTAGGAGTAAAATTTATGTATATCGATCTATGGTAGTTAGGTTAAATGATCATATAATTTTGATGGCTTTAATCGTTGACAATTGACGTCTTCATACACTCGTGCTCGCATGTATACGAGTTAATAATGTTTCCTATATATACTAGTggttatttttttattacttcaACTATAAGTTAATACAAAGAATATAAAGTTGACAATAATGTTGAACTATACGTGTGCATGGTGAATGCACGTATGTTCAAAGTTCTCTGCTATAAAATCCTCATAATCTACAATGCTTCAGGGCACAActcaaaaaacaaaaataacttTACATTTATACATTCTTTTACTTGGTTAAAAAGTTAGAAAAATGACAACATTTTTGAAGGTATTGACATTGTTTGCCGTATTCGGCATGATGGCCAATGTAGGCCATTCTTATCCTCCATGCCCCAATGTCGAGGCTATATCCAAGCGGATCACGGAGTACTTTGTTTACCGTGATCCGACTCTGGCAGCAGGCTTGATCAGAATGCTCTTCCATGACTGCATTGTTAGGGTATGTACTATATTTATATATACTACATACCTTTATAGATAATTCACGTACTGTATGTATTTTACATATTATATTCATTATATATGCAGGGTTGTGATGCTTCAGTTCTTTTGGATCCTACGCCTTCTAACAATGCAACGGAGAAAACCGCAACCCCAAACTTAACACTTAGAGGGTATGAGGTGGTTAATGCCGTCAAAGCAGCACTGGAAAAGGAGTGCCCTGGTAAAATATCATGCGCTGATGTACTATCATTAGTTGCTCGTGACGCCATTGTCGCGGTATGTATTTATACATCAGTATATTTCAATTATACATTATTTGTTATTATGGAATTAATTAAATATTTCTaataattaaaatgaaatgcagATTAAGGGGCCATACTGGTTTGTGAACCTTGGACGAAAGGACGGGAAAATATCACTGGCAACAGACGCGTTGAGAGACATTCCATCACCCTTCTCAAACATAACAACCTTGATTAAAAACTTCGCAGCAGTGGGGCTAACACCAAAGGACCTAACGGTGTTATCAGGCGCACACACCATTGGAATCGGACACTGCAACATCATCCAAAGGAGGTTGTACAACTTCACCGGAAAGGGAGACACTGACCCCAAGATAGCACCAGGATACGCAACATTCTTGAAGTCAAAGTGCCCCCAAAGGGTGGGTGACGTGACATCAGTAGTGCCCATGGACGCCTATACACCAAAGGCATTCGACGTTAAGTACTTTACAACGGTGTCCCAAAAAGCAGGACTATTCTCGTCTGACGCTGCTCTTTTGGATGACTCCGCCACAAAATCATACCTACTTTCTCAAGTGTACTCTGGTGGAGCTTCCTTTGGCAAAGATTTCGCTGTCTCGATGACTAAACTCATTAAGATTGGTGGCACTCAGGGTGAAATCAGGAAGACTTGTGGTGCTGTTAATTCTTATTATTAACTTCCCGTTTCGACAtggatttatttatttgttattgcAATGTTTGATTTTTTGAGAAATTTTGTATTCTTTAATTACCTTATAATGTATTCTGTATTTCTTTTGTTTGGTGTGCACTTATATTTAGAGTAATAGGTAAGACAAGACTTATACTTTGAATAGTTTTCCAGTTAAGGACCCAAACATTCAAATTATTTAGTTAAGGACTTGAAAGCATGTTTGAATTTATTTCTTGACTCATCTTATTTGCATTCAAATAGAAACAATTCTCCTTGTTTTGCAGTCAATTTGACTTCAACAGCTACGTTGTCAACATCTTTAATCAAAATTATTTTTAAGGAAAAGATCAATTTATTAATAAAACGCCAAACGGAACTTACAAAAGATATGTATAATCGAAAACAATTCTAATAGAAACCAGAGTACAAATTCGTTCTGTAAAACTATAGATCTCAAAACATGATATGTCAATTCGGCTCGTCCTTGTATCGCTCTTTTCATATAGTTTTTAACgggatccttcgtttgattcATTGATACAGAAAATTTAACTTCTACTGGCACCATAGATCGATTGCGGAAGAATAACGCATATCCATTGTAGTGTCGTATGACGAATCATCAACAAACCGCTCTTATCTATATTTCCAATAATAATAGTAAACCCCAGAAAGATAAGGACTGAAAAAACTCCGAAAATAGAGACGGACAAATGGaactcaccaaaagggagactttcattgattaatTCATAATTTTTCATactaataaattataaataaagcTATTTGGGGGGCCTTACCATCGATTAATGGTCGATGGAAGCCCCACATTTGAATAATGGAGGTTAGGAATTTTC
The Silene latifolia isolate original U9 population chromosome 11, ASM4854445v1, whole genome shotgun sequence genome window above contains:
- the LOC141612608 gene encoding peroxidase 56-like; amino-acid sequence: MTSFLKVLTLFAIFGMMANVGHSYPPCPNVEAISKRITEYFVYRDPTLAAGLIRMLFHDCIVRGCDASVLLDPTPSNNATEKTATPNLTLRGYEVVNAVKAALEEECPGKISCADVLSLVARDAIVAIKGPYWFVNLGRKDGKISLATDALRDIPSPFSNITTLIKNFAAVGLTPKDLTVLSGAHTIGIGHCNIIQRRLYNFTGKGDTDPKIAPGYATFLKSKCPQRVGDLISVVPMDAYTPKAFDVKYFTTVSQKAGLFSSDAALLDDSATKSYLLSQVYSGGASFGKDFAVSMTKLIKIGGTQGEIRKTCGAVNSYY
- the LOC141612609 gene encoding peroxidase 56-like → MTTFLKVLTLFAVFGMMANVGHSYPPCPNVEAISKRITEYFVYRDPTLAAGLIRMLFHDCIVRGCDASVLLDPTPSNNATEKTATPNLTLRGYEVVNAVKAALEKECPGKISCADVLSLVARDAIVAIKGPYWFVNLGRKDGKISLATDALRDIPSPFSNITTLIKNFAAVGLTPKDLTVLSGAHTIGIGHCNIIQRRLYNFTGKGDTDPKIAPGYATFLKSKCPQRVGDVTSVVPMDAYTPKAFDVKYFTTVSQKAGLFSSDAALLDDSATKSYLLSQVYSGGASFGKDFAVSMTKLIKIGGTQGEIRKTCGAVNSYY